TGATTTACCTACCTTACGTAATAGAAACATTgttcaaattgttttatttattcaaccattATTTATTGGTCTACTCTCTGATAGGTGAAAAGTCAGAAGCTGGGGTTCAGAGCCTGATAAGATATTATCCACTTTCAGGGATGAGTATTATAAAATGTGTAACAGTTTGTGTGGGAACTGGAGAAACGAGAGTTCAATGTgagaaaaggaggtggggggCCGATGGGTCCAAGGAGACTTTCTGGAAAAGATGATGCTTGAGCTGAATTCTGAATAGACTGAGTCCACCTCCATTTTACTTTGGGGAAATGATTTCCTGTGATTCCCGTGttaaattttttgaataatttctaaAGAATCAGCACTGAAAGAGCAAGTGGTTTTCTTTCACCAAAATCTAATAGTTTAGGATTAGTCAATGCATGGAACATGATTGCTTAGATTGAAAGCATTcttctcctaaaaaaaaatttcagaactgAGAGAAACTTCAGGCAACAGTTAGTCCATATCCCCACTGCCCACCCAGTTTTATGGATGTGAGAGAGAGACTTAGGTTAATGATTCAGCTGAGGTCTTAAGGCCATGTATCTGCAGAGCTTGAAAAAACTATGTCCTGCCTAGTAGTCTAGGCTCCTAGAACATCTATATTAATCACAAATTGATTACGTTTTGGTGAGCTTTTTTTGGATTCATGTCATCTTTAGTAGTGTTTTCAAGTTCTtgaatttagaatttttgttGCATCTTCTGCATTCCTTAGTCGAAAGAATGGAGAGGAAAGTACACTCTCGGAATACCTTATGATTTGGGATTTTAAGTGTTCTCAGACATGTTATTCTGTTTGCCTATAAGAGGAACAAAAGTatgatttttaatagaaattgtctggcattttttttacctttgctgtttttcttgcgatattaatttttctttttctctttttagtctGCCATTTTCAATTTTCAGAGTCTGTTGACTGTAATCTTGCTGCTTATATGTACCTGTGCTTATATCCGATCCTTGGCACCCAGCCTCCTGGACAGAAATAAAACTGGGTATGTTACTAATGATACCTAATCCCCCAAATTAGTTCCTATAGACATTGAGGATAAATTAGCATAGAAgtcattaaataatttaattcctGTATATCACTTAGTTTTGTAATAACTTTTTACACTTTCTCccctagtttttaaaaactaaaaacttttgttcacagtatcttaataaatttttttgttgttgttttgttttgtttttaaattttatttatttattcatcagagatagagagaggcagagacacaggcagagggagaagcaggctctattcagggagccccatgtgggactcgatccgggaccccaggatcacacccttgagccaaaggcagatgctcaactgctgaggcacccaggctttccaataaatttttatttattaaaatatcagaaGTGACCTGAAATGTGTTAGACtgagagggatagggagaagtaTATTTAAAGACATGGCAGGTTTTTTTATGGGATTAGAAATAACAGTTTAGTACCATCAAAGACCATATTGGGCCTTATTTTTTAGTGAAATAATTAGTAAAGTTGGTTATCTTGTTTTTTGAAGCATAAAAGAGTTTGCAAGCACTGTGTCCATTCGACTATAATGTGGCCATTCTCTGTCCAGTCCAAGACTGCTCTAATCATATGGGCTCCCTGTTACTATTAGAAAGCAAACATATGGAGAAATTTAGCTTACTTAAAgccataataaaaattaagtcttGGGCTTGCCAcatcccttttattttatgttcacATCCTGAAAAAATTTGAGCTCAATATGATACCacacagaattaaaatttttaaagtgccatcttcataaaacagaaatacaTATTGATTTCAACCACAAGGaaaggtatattaaaaaaaaaaaaacagaccatgTGGTGGAAGCTATGTAAACTTTCTTTGCCttgcatatttattaatttctatggAAAAGTGTCTtaatcctttcttgataaaagccTATACCTCCTCAATcgttttaagaaataaaagaatgaaaaaatacttCACATAGGAATAATTATCTCCAAAACCTGTATCAGGCCAAATTAGGATCCTACAAGGTCAATTTCTATTCCACTAATGAAAATATACAAGAGGCAAGGTGATAACCATGAGAGTAATAATTTCTGCTTCACTTTCCTTCATCTCCATTCTATCTTTGAGGACATAATTAGCATTTATTCAAACATTCTGTTATCTGAATCACTTGGCTTTTGTTaccattttccctttttatttcctaGGGTTATTAAACATGTATAAAGGAGTAAATAGAACCTCTAACCAA
This sequence is a window from Canis aureus isolate CA01 chromosome 2, VMU_Caureus_v.1.0, whole genome shotgun sequence. Protein-coding genes within it:
- the TMEM167A gene encoding protein kish-A, translating into MSAIFNFQSLLTVILLLICTCAYIRSLAPSLLDRNKTGLLGIFWKCARIGERKSPYVAVCCIVMAFSILFMQ